The proteins below come from a single Pichia kudriavzevii chromosome 2, complete sequence genomic window:
- a CDS encoding uncharacterized protein (PKUD0B03510; similar to Saccharomyces cerevisiae YGL027C (CWH41); ancestral locus Anc_4.90) has protein sequence MVMNILLYISLFCGIAVSQGFVDIGQIAEQYEKLNQESLNWGPYRSNLYLGLRPKIPESLIAGLLWFPTETFHGVSLAKHACDQSHNIKKFGWTKYDPRYGGLERIIDGDSGLELSVKFVKTEDGLNWALRIEGTTNNPHSVHSVVFYTGLESDGDIERISDPVPGTDNLVDGDLIIKGKMDKIGGEFDIQIIDDVKNVMPKSNTLDYDPSFNPSLTHHVSLTVPYEEVWKASDIFWTLLRLNVEEIEELEKRPYEFSPIELFQLRNPGGFQGNLHFVEKTFIGNFQYDIIFNTKSSANKIQSEHLDQMITKTLNRIDEKFTRKFQLNAPFNTDKYVDFAKEILSQLMGGIIYQYGDQLVDRKAIVDDVNFSHAQLNGEKEGPYELFTCVPSRPFFPRGFYWDEGFHLLPVLDYDSDLTLEIVKSWFSLIDDNGWIAREQILGDEARTKVPMEFTIQNPNIANPPTLMLIFTELLDMANKLNLERLTTQNDIESNLYSYSKMKDSLGDLHLENPELMIDYAHSIYEKLQRHYEWFRRTQRGNTDDIERSYPHNEEVYRWKGRTKDHCLPSGIDDYPRCIADIGELNVDLISWMGAMTRAMHQIAQLLGKQDDAKLYKQRYEFIVENIDSVHWSEEDQMYCDVSVDDDDLDVFECHEGYVTLMPFVHRLIPSGSTSKLLATLRSLSDPAKLWSQFGIRSLSKQDANFHKGEDYWRGHIWININYLVLESLFDYGSRADVDPAVRAEISDVYKKMRENVVSNIFEEYQRTGYAWEQYNEEDGHGQRTRHFLGWTSLVILMMKMPTEIL, from the coding sequence ATGGTGATGAACATTTTACTGTATATATCACTCTTCTGTGGTATAGCCGTATCTCAGGGctttgttgatattggtCAGATTGCGGAACAGTATGAAAAGTTAAATCAAGAGTCTTTGAATTGGGGGCCGTATCGTTCTAACTTATACCTTGGTTTAAGACCTAAAATTCCTGAATCTTTGATTGCAGGACTTTTATGGTTCCCCACTGAGACTTTCCATGGTGTGTCACTTGCAAAACATGCATGTGATCAAAGTCACAATATTAAGAAATTTGGATGGACGAAGTATGACCCAAGATATGGTGGGTTAGAGAGAATTATTGATGGCGATTCCGGTTTGGAATTAAGCGTAAAGTTTGTAAAGACAGAAGATGGTCTTAATTGGGCACTTCGTATAGAGGGTACAACTAATAATCCACACTCTGTCCATTCTGTCGTCTTTTACACAGGCTTAGAAAGTGATGGtgatattgaaagaattagTGACCCTGTACCAGGTACTGATAATCTAGTTGATGGAGATTTGATTATCAAAGGTAAAATGGATAAAATTGGTGGTGAGTttgatattcaaattatcgATGATGTGAAAAATGTTATGCCCAAAAGTAATACCTTGGATTATGATCCATCATTCAACCCATCACTAACACACCACGTTTCTTTGACGGTTCCATATGAAGAGGTTTGGAAAGCTAGTGATATATTCTGGACACTCTTAAGATTGAATgttgaggaaattgaagagttggagAAAAGGCCCTATGAATTTTCACCTATAGAATTATTCCAACTGAGAAACCCTGGTGGGTTCCAAGGTAATTTGCATTTTGTGGAAAAAACGTTCATCGGTAATTTCCAATACGACATCATATTCAATACAAAAAGCTCTGCGAATAAAATTCAATCTGAGCACTTAGATCAGATGATTACCAAAACATTAAATAGAAtagatgaaaaattcacAAGGAAGTTTCAGCTTAATGCACCATTCAATACTGACAAATACGTCGACTTTGCCAAAGAGATATTGTCTCAACTTATGGGTGGTATTATTTATCAGTACGGGGACCAGTTAGTTGACAGAAAAGccattgttgatgatgtcAATTTCTCACATGCACAGTTGAATGGTGAAAAGGAAGGACCTTATGAACTTTTCACTTGCGTTCCAAGCAGGCCCTTTTTCCCGCGGGGTTTCTATTGGGATGAGGGGTTCCATTTGTTACCTGTCTTAGATTACGATTCCGATTTGACTTTGGAAATTGTTAAAAGTTGGTTTTCTCTAATCGATGATAACGGATGGATTGCAAGAGAGCAAATACTGGGAGATGAGGCAAGAACCAAAGTGCCGATGGAATTTACTATTcaaaatccaaatattGCCAATCCGCCCACCCTTATGCTTATATTTACGGAATTATTAGATATGGCGAACAAGCTGAATCTAGAAAGACTAACTACTCAAAATGATATCGAGTCGAACTTATACTCATACTCAAAGATGAAAGATTCTCTGGGTGACTTGCATTTAGAAAATCCGGAATTAATGATCGATTATGCCCACTCGATATACGAGAAGTTGCAAAGGCATTATGAATGGTTCAGAAGGACACAGCGCGGTAATACAGACGATATTGAAAGATCATATCCACACAATGAGGAAGTATATCGTTGGAAAGGCCGGACAAAGGACCATTGTTTACCCAGTGGCATTGATGACTATCCCCGCTGTATTGCCGATATTGGAGAATTGAATGTTGATTTAATTTCTTGGATGGGTGCTATGACTAGAGCAATGCATCAAATTGCACAATTATTGGGCAAACAAGATGATGCCAAGCTATATAAGCAAAGATACGAATTCATTGTGGAGAATATTGATAGCGTCCATTGGTCAGAAGAAGACCAGATGTATTGTGATGTatctgttgatgatgatgatttggacGTCTTTGAATGCCATGAGGGTTACGTTACATTGATGCCGTTTGTGCATAGACTAATTCCTAGTGGCAGTACCTCAAAACTTTTAGCTACATTGAGAAGTTTAAGTGACCCTGCGAAACTATGGTCTCAATTTGGCATTAGGTCATTATCCAAACAGGATGCTAACTTCCATAAAGGTGAGGACTATTGGAGAGGACACATTTGGATCAACATCAACTATTTAGTCTTGGAATCACTGTTTGATTATGGTTCTCGAGCTGATGTCGATCCCGCTGTCAGGGCTGAGATCAGTGATGtatacaagaaaatgagagaGAATGTGGTTTCTAATATATTTGAGGAGTACCAACGTACAGGATATGCTTGGGAGCAGtataatgaagaagacgGGCATGGACAACGTACTAGACATTTCTTGGGATGGACATCACtggtgattttgatgatgaagatgccAACGGAGATTTTATAG
- a CDS encoding uncharacterized protein (PKUD0B03520; similar to Saccharomyces cerevisiae YGL033W (HOP2); ancestral locus Anc_4.81), with amino-acid sequence MSLRKQGGRLDEETVKYMEKEYRPYAVTDLIGNLHNAITKALIIRLLDELVDKGTLIVKKYGKSSFYCYSELQVNEDMETTNLEKLQATKAEICSLEKEATKLKSSM; translated from the exons ATGTCATTGAGAAAACAGGGCGGGCGGCTAGATGAAGAAACGG TTAAATACATGGAAAAGGAGTATCGTCCCTATGCAGTTACTGATCTTATTGGGAATCTACACAATGCAATAACCAAGGCATTAATTATCAGACTATTAGACGAACTAGTTGACAAAGGGACACTTATTGTCAAGAAGTACGGTAAGTCAAGTTTTTACTGTTATTCCGAGCTTCAAGTCAATGAGGATATGGAAACTACtaatttggagaaattgcAAGCAACAAAGGCAGAAATTTGTTcattagaaaaagaagcaaCTAAGTTAAAATCCAGTATGTAG
- a CDS encoding uncharacterized protein (PKUD0B03550; similar to Saccharomyces cerevisiae YFR032C (RRT5); ancestral locus Anc_7.188) — translation MTIDIDTVQRSMAVSETDPNPDIGSATQDLKIQKGPVVSERNVSGPEMLAEHESDVRGGAKASGEGEGEGEGEGEGEGEGEANGEANGEANGEGDGDENGEADREENGERDGEGKHPQHLQEQQQEIIPDRIFVGNLPYEVTEEDVRNLTPEFEVVSVEIPRKTYLNRALNRTFLQSKGYGFITYTNADDAKMAIDSIVGKFISGREIYAKYALPQNKEKFKQQQQQQQQHPHHHQHQHQQQQQLQQNGGFMPYQQYPRFARFQGTPRYHQGQRPIHQMQFYAQPPPGVEYYYSQPPSHVPAPQGVYSPKQQQQQQQQPYQVPESHQQAPMQDQAEEHGETCDSVQPVDRKFFDSLPKETIKPFIPQPIAIFAPPYQTIPLYSQQQQQSREDKQRRLENGVPSKTTIFVGNLERNLTVEDVGDFMKELNPINIKVPRKVLPPDVYRMLKLQGIAIQNKGIAFVRFSNEESQKRAIDMFNGKVWKGKKLNVTIAINVNDDLQSTQQPGEGVGADADADVVDNGDAVGVAIEEDKTDCEDVEIKLAENDG, via the coding sequence ATGACAATTGATATAGATACCGTCCAACGTAGTATGGCTGTCTCCGAGACGGACCCTAATCCCGACATTGGATCGGCAACACAAGACTTGAAGATCCAAAAAGGCCCTGTTGTCTCTGAGAGGAATGTTTCTGGCCCTGAGATGCTTGCGGAGCATGAGAGTGATGTCAGAGGCGGAGCTAAAGCAAGCggtgaaggtgaaggtgaaggtgaaggtgaaggtgaaggtgaaggtgaaggtgaagcAAACGGTGAAGCAAACGGTGAAGCAAACGGTGAAGGTGATGGAGACGAAAATGGTGAAGCCGATAGAGAGGAAAATGGTGAAAGAGATGGTGAAGGAAAACATCCCCAGCACCTCCAGGAGCAACAGCAGGAGATCATTCCTGATAGAATCTTTGTTGGGAATCTTCCATATGAGGTGACGGAGGAAGATGTCCGGAATTTGACTCCTGAATTTGAGGTTGTCTCTGTGGAGATTCCAAGAAAGACATATTTGAACAGGGCCTTGAATAGAACTTTCCTACAATCTAAAGGTTACGGTTTCATCACATACACTAATGCAGATGATGCCAAGATGGCCATCGACTCAATTGTAGGCAAGTTTATCTCTGGAAGAGAAATCTACGCCAAATACGCATTACCTCAGAACAAGGAAAAGTTcaagcagcagcagcagcagcaacagcaacatccacaccatcatcaacatcaacatcagcagcagcagcaattGCAGCAAAATGGGGGTTTTATGCCATACCAACAATATCCTAGGTTTGCGAGATTCCAGGGAACCCCTCGTTACCACCAAGGCCAAAGACCTATTCACCAAATGCAATTTTATGCTCAACCTCCTCCTGGCGTCGAGTACTACTACTCTCAACCCCCTTCTCATGTGCCAGCTCCTCAGGGAGTATATTCTCCtaagcagcagcaacaacaacaacaacaaccataTCAGGTACCAGAGTCACACCAACAAGCACCTATGCAGGACCAAGCGGAAGAACATGGTGAAACATGTGATTCGGTGCAGCCTGTTGATCGAAAATTCTTTGATAGCTTACCAAAGGAGACAATCAAGCCCTTTATTCCTCAACCTATTGCGATTTTTGCACCCCCATACCAGACAATACCATTATATAgtcaacaacagcaacaaagTAGAGAGGACAAGCAGAGGAGATTGGAGAATGGTGTTCCCTCAAAGACCACCATTTTTGTTGGCAATTTGGAGAGAAACCTAactgttgaagatgttggAGATTTCATGAAGGAATTGAACCCAATCAATATCAAGGTTCCAAGGAAGGTTTTACCGCCGGATGTTTATAGAATGCTCAAGCTACAAGGTATTGccattcaaaataaagGTATTGCGTTTGTCAGGTTCTCTAACGAGGAGTCGCAAAAACGGGCAATTGACATGTTCAACGGGAAGGTCTGGAAGGGCAAGAAACTAAATGTTACAATAGCCATCAACGTCAATGATGATCTCCAAAGCACCCAGCAACCTGGCGAGGGCGTTGGTGCTGACGCCGACGCcgatgttgttgataatgGCGATGCTGTTGGTGTTGCTATTGAGGAAGACAAAACAGACTGTGAAGATGTAGAAATAAAACTCGCTGAAAATGACGGATGA
- a CDS encoding uncharacterized protein (PKUD0B03560; similar to Saccharomyces cerevisiae YFR031C-A (RPL2A) and YIL018W (RPL2B); ancestral locus Anc_7.187) translates to MGRVIRNQRKGAGSIFTAHTRLRKGAAKLRTLDYAERHGYIRGVVKQIIHDPGRGAPLAKVAFRDPYRFKQREETFIANEGVYTGQFIYCGKSASLNIGNVLPLGSLPEGTIVSNVEEKVGDRGALGRTSGNYVIIIGHNPEENKTRVKLPSGAKKIISSDARGVIGVVAGGGRIDKPLLKAGRAFHKFKVKRNSWPKTRGVAMNPVDHPHGGGNHQHIGKASTISRGAVSGQKAGLIAARRTGLLRGSNNKNDD, encoded by the exons ATGG GTAGAGTTATTagaaaccaaagaaagGGTGCAGGTTCCATTTTCACTGCTCACACCAGATTAAGAAAGGGTGCAGCAAAGTTGAGAACCTTAGATTACGCTGAAAGACACGGTTACATCAGAGGTGTCGTTAAGCAAATCATCCACGACCCAGGTAGAGGTGCACCATTAGCTAAAGTTGCATTCAGAGACCCATACAGATTCaagcaaagagaagaaaccTTCATTGCTAACGAAGGTGTCTACACTGGTCAATTCATCTACTGTGGTAAGTCTGCTTCTTTAAACATTGGTAATGTCTTACCTTTAGGTTCTCTTCCAGAAGGTACCATTGTCTCCAacgttgaagaaaaggttGGTGACAGAGGTGCTTTAGGTAGAACTTCTGGTAACTACGTTATCATTATCGGACACAACCcagaagaaaacaagacCAGAGTTAAGTTGCCATCTGGTGCAAAGAAGATCATCTCTTCTGATGCTAGAGGTGTCATTGGTGTCGTTGCTGGTGGTGGTAGAATCGACAAGCCATTGTTGAAGGCAGGTAGAGCATTCCACAAGTTCAAGGTCAAGAGAAACTCATGGCCAAAGACCAGAGGTGTTGCTATGAACCCAGTTGATCACCCTCATGGTGGTGGTAACCATCAACATATTGGTAAGGCTTCTACCATTTCCAGAGGTGCAGTTTCTGGTCAAAAGGCTGGTTTGATTGCTGCTAGAAGAACTGGTTTACTCAGAGGTTCTAACAACAAGAACGATGACTAA
- a CDS encoding uncharacterized protein (PKUD0B03530; similar to Saccharomyces cerevisiae YHL033C (RPL8A) and YLL045C (RPL8B); ancestral locus Anc_4.8), whose product MAPKGKKVAPAPLASKTTKSASAKNPLFESTPKNFGLGQAVQPKRNLSRFVKWPEYVRLQRQKKILNLRLKVPPAIAQFSNVLDKNTAAATFKLLNKYRPETTAEKKERLTKEAAAIAEGKKKEDVSEKPYVVKYGLNHVVGLIENKKAKLVLIANDVDPIELVVFLPALCHKMGVPYAIVKGKARLGTLVHQKTATVAALVDVKSEDEAELAKLVSTINANYTEKYDESKRHWGGGIMGAKAQAKMAKRAKAAAASATAGK is encoded by the coding sequence ATGGCTCCAAAAGGTAAGAAGGTTGCACCAGCACCATTAGCATCTAAGACCACCAAGAGTGCATCTGCAAAGAACCCATTATTTGAATCTACTCCAAAGAACTTTGGTTTAGGTCAAGCAGTTCAACCAAAGAGAAACTTGTCTAGATTTGTCAAGTGGCCAGAATATGTCAGAttacaaagacaaaagaaGATCTTGAACTTGAGATTGAAGGTTCCTCCAGCTATTGCACAATTCTCCAATGTCTTGGACAAGAACACTGCAGCTGCAACCTTCAAGTTATTGAACAAGTACAGACCAGAAACCACTGctgaaaagaaggaaagatTGACCAAGGAAGCAGCAGCTATTGCAGAAGGcaagaagaaggaagatGTTTCCGAAAAGCCATATGTTGTCAAGTACGGTTTGAACCACGTTGTTGGtttaattgaaaacaagaagGCTAAGCTTGTTTTGATTGCTAACGATGTCGACCCAATTGAATTGGTTGTCTTCTTACCAGCTCTATGTCACAAGATGGGTGTTCCATACGCTATTGTTAAGGGTAAGGCTAGATTAGGTACCTTAGTTCACCAAAAGACTGCTACTGTTGCTGCATTAGTTGACGTCAAGTCTGAAGATGAAGCTGAATTAGCTAAGTTAGTCTCCACCATCAATGCCAACTACACCGAGAAGTACGACGAATCCAAGAGACACTGGGGTGGTGGTATCATGGGTGCAAAGGCACAAGCAAAGATGGCAAAGAGAGCCAAGGCTGCTGCTGCAAGCGCAACTGCAGGTAAATAA
- a CDS encoding uncharacterized protein (PKUD0B03540; similar to Saccharomyces cerevisiae YFR033C (QCR6); ancestral locus Anc_7.190) translates to MSFVTDLINAIVPTVAYAEEPVEEVSAPVEVNEAAEKEQEQDDDDEEEEEDDDDDDEEESEDQFDALKKECSQLPSVKPYLHHYEECVERVTKEQQEPGYEDKHYKEDCVEEFFHLQHALNDCAAPKLFSKLK, encoded by the exons ATGTCCTTTGTTACAGACTTGATCAACGCAATTGTTCCAACTGTTGCTTACGCTGAAGAA CCAGTTGAAGAGGTTTCTGCACCTGTTGAAGTTAACGAAGCTGCTGAAAAGGAACAAGAGCAAGACGACGACgacgaggaagaagaagaagacgatgacgatgacgacGAGGAGGAATCCGAAGACCAGTTTGATgcattgaagaaggaatGTTCTCAACTTCCATCCGTTAAGCCATACTTGCACCACTACGAAGAATGTGTCGAAAGAGTCACCAAGGAACAACAAGAACCTGGCTATGAGGACAAACACTACAAGGAGGACTGTGTCGAGGAATTCTTCCATTTGCAACATGCCCTTAACGACTGTGCAGCTCCAAAGCTCTTCAGCAAGTTGAAGTaa